In Sphingopyxis sp. CCNWLW2, a single window of DNA contains:
- the hslV gene encoding ATP-dependent protease subunit HslV, with product MSNPHAQSAAPWHGTTILSARSADKVVIIGDGQVSMGQTVMKPNARKVRRLHDGSVIGGFAGATADAFTLFERLEAKLERHNGQLLRAAVELAKDWRTDKYLRNLEAMMIVADKEVTLVITGNGDVLEPKGGIAAIGSGGNFALSAARALVDYEKDPAVLVRKAMEVAADICVYTNDQFTQEIIEIQA from the coding sequence ATGAGCAATCCCCATGCGCAAAGTGCCGCGCCCTGGCACGGAACCACCATCCTTTCCGCCCGCAGCGCTGACAAGGTCGTCATCATCGGCGACGGTCAGGTGTCGATGGGCCAAACGGTGATGAAGCCCAACGCCCGCAAGGTCCGCCGCCTCCACGACGGCAGCGTGATCGGCGGTTTCGCGGGCGCGACTGCTGATGCCTTCACGCTGTTTGAACGCCTCGAAGCGAAGCTCGAACGCCACAACGGCCAGCTCCTCCGCGCCGCGGTCGAGCTCGCCAAGGACTGGCGCACCGACAAATATCTGCGCAACCTCGAGGCGATGATGATCGTCGCCGACAAGGAAGTGACGCTGGTGATCACCGGCAACGGCGATGTGCTCGAACCCAAGGGCGGAATCGCCGCGATCGGATCGGGCGGCAATTTCGCGCTCTCGGCGGCGCGTGCGCTCGTCGATTATGAAAAGGACCCGGCGGTGCTCGTCCGCAAGGCGATGGAGGTCGCCGCCGATATCTGCGTCTACACGAACGACCAGTTCACCCAAGAAATCATCGAAATTCAGGCATAA